DNA sequence from the Arthrobacter crystallopoietes genome:
TGCTGCGCCGGGCTTCCGGCGGCCGGTTTCTGCAGGTCGATCCCCAGCGCCCGCGTCCATGTCGCCGCGCCAACCGGTCCGAGCAGCTAACCCTTTCTCCCCTTAGGCAGCGCTTCTAGCAGCCCTGGATATCCATCCGTGGCTACATCGTGCCCTCCTGACCTCTGGTTTACAGCCGTGCCGGCCGTCTGCCTGAAGTGTTTGCGTGGCAATCGATTCCCGTCCGCGTCTTGACGCGGACCCCTGAACATCTAGCGGGATATCCTCCGCGGCCTCCCCGAACCCCTCGAAAGGGTGAATTCAGATGACTAAAGCTTGGGATTGGTGAAAACAGACCAGCACCGCATTCCGCGCCCGTCTACGGAATGCGGTGCTGCCTACCCGCTGGACTCCGCCTCCTCGATAGCGGTGCGGAAGATCGGCAGGCTGCGTTCAATCATGTCTTCGTTGGCCGTCAGCGATATGCGGAAGAAGCCCGGTGTCTCGAACATGACGCCCGGAAAGACGAAGACATCCTTGGCCGCCAGTCTTTCGGTGAAAGCCATGTCGTAGGGCACGGGGGATTCCATGTAGAGGTAAAAGGAGCCTTCCGATCTCTTCGCCTTGTAGCCCATCCCTGCCAAGGCATCCACCATGACGTCGCGTTTGCGCTGCAACCGGCCGACGTCGATGGAGAACGTTTCCAGCTGCGGCAGCGCATATTGAAGCGTCGCATTGGGATAGACCCAGCCCGTGGCCAATTGCAGTGCCTGGATGACAGCCTGGAGCTGGTCCCGGTCGGGCATCGTGGGCGGAAGGGCGAGGTAACCGATCCGCTCGCCGGGCGCGAGGTGGGTCTTGCCATACGAATAGGCCAACAGTGTGAACGGGTAGAACTCCACCGGACTGTGAAAGCGCAGGCCGTCGTAGACGATCCGGTTGTAGGCCTCGTCGGAGACAAGGTAGATGCGGCGGCCGTTCCGGGCCGAGGCCTCCTCCAGCAGCGCGGCCAGCCTGGCCAGCAGTTCCGGCGGGTAAATGCGGCCGGTGGGATTGTTGGGCGAGTTGATGATCACCACGTGCGTCCGCGGCGTGATGGCCCCGGCGATCGCGTCCAGATCGAGGTCGAAGGTTTCGGGATTGATCCTGACCTTCACTGGTGTCAGTCCGGACTCCACGAGGATCGGCTCGTAGCAGAACCACGGCGGCAGGCTGTAGATAACCTCGTCACCGGGGTCGGTCACGGCTTTCAACGCCAACGCGATGGCAGTGAAGCCTCCGGTGGAGAGATAGATGTGCTCGGGCTCGAAGGGCACGTCCAGGAGCCGCTGCAGCGAAGCCGCCGCAGCATCCTGGGCCTCCGGCAGGTTGGTTTTGTACGCGAACCACTCGTTGTTCCGCGGTGTCAGCACGTCCCGCAGCGCAGTCACGTACTCGTCCTGAGGCATCTGGTGGGGATTGCCGAAGCCGAAATCGCAGGCGGTCGGCTCGAACTTGCGGCGCGCATAGAGCGAGTTGTTCAGGAACGTGTTGATCAGTTGGTAGGACGGGATGGCTGCGATGGCCGCTGCCCGTTGCGAAGCTGCAGTTCCCGGTGCCCCGGAAGCGTGTACGCCGGATTGTGCCGTGGTCATGGGATTGTCCTTCGATGCCGTGCCGATCGGGTCGGCGGACTGATGACTTCCCGTGCCGGAGCCCCCAGCGGCGGCGGTACGTTATATGTTCCTCCGGACCATCCCTACAGACAACGCATTCCCATTGCCCGGAGAACCCCCGGATTACGCCACCTCGTGCCAGGCTGCCACGATGCCGGGAACGGCACGTTCGAGTTCCTCGTGCGGAAGCGCAAACGGGGTGCGGATCCAGTGTTCCAGTCCATGGTCTTCGACGGCGAACACGGATCCGGGAGCCAGCAGGACCCCGTGCCGTGCGGCGGCCTCGGCCAGGACGGTCGAGCGGGGCGCTGGCAGGTTCCACCATAACGACAGCCCGCCGGCAGGCAGGTTCGCCTTCCAACCGGGAAGCTGATCGCTGAGTGTGGCATGAAGCCAGTCCCGCTCCGCGCGGATACGCTTGCGGGATTCATCGGGCAATCCGTTCCCGGTCTGCAGCATGCGCGTGAGGACCAGCTGTTCGAGCACGGGCGCGCCGAGGTCCAGTGAAGTGCGCATGCTGGTCACTGCGCCCTGCAACGACCTGGGGCAGCGGATCCAGCCCAGCCGCAGGCCTCCCCAATGTGATTTGCTGGCGCTGCCGATGGAGACGATGCGATCCGAGTATACGGCCATCGGTTTGACGTCGGGCTCGCGGTCCCACCAGAGATCGACGGCGGTCTCATCGACGATTCCTACCGTCTTGGCTGCATCCAGCTGCCGTGCCCAGCGTTCGCGGCCTTCGTTGTCCAGCAGGGTTCCGGTGGGATTGTGGAAGTCGGGCAGGCAGAGCATCGCCGCCGGTTGGATCCGCCGCAGCGCCTGGCCCACCGCCTCCAGATCCGTTCCGTCCGGGCCGATGGGAACGGCGGACACCCGCGCCCCGTGGTGCCGGAGCGATGCGATGGTGTTGGGATAGCTTGGACTTTCCGCCAGCACCCGGGAGCCGGGAGGCAGTACCGCGCGGATCACGGCGGCGAAGCCGGCCAGAGCACCATTGGTAACGACAATCTGTTCCGGCGAGGTCTCCAATCCGCGCTGCCGGTACATCCGGGCGATCTCGCTGCGCAGCTCCGGCAGGCCCAGCGGGAAGTAGCCCATGCCGGAAATGTAGGCAGGCAGCTGAGCCATGGCCGCTTCGTAGTGCTCCACCATGCCGACAGGCGCGGATGGCGCGGCACAAGTCAGATCCACCGCATGGCGCCCGGCTGCGTCCAGCTCGATGGCGCCGTCGGGCATCGGTTCCTGGCCACCCGACGCCGGACCGCCGGGAACCGTGATGACGGTGCCGGAACCCTGGCGCGCGGTGGCGAAGCCGCGGTCCCGCAGCTCCGAGTAGGCCCGCGAAACCGTGGTGCGGCTCAGGCCCAGCTCCGTGACCAGTTCGCGCTCGCTCGGCAGGACCGTTCCGTGGAGCATCCGCCCATTGGCCACCAACCGGCGGATGCCGCGGGCCAGCGAGGCGTACGCGGGCCCTTCCTCCGCCAGCGGGCCGATCATCGAGTGCAGCCGCGTGGCGGAGACCCGCCGGTTCTGTACATCCATGTGGCCATTCTCTCGCAATTGGCTATTTTTTAGAAGGCCACTTTGAGGGAGTATTGATGCCATGAGCACGGACGCAAGCCCCGACACCACCACTGATCTCAATACCCAGCCAACGACGACGACGGCGGCCGCAGCCAAGCGGCGCTTCAGGGGCGGCAGCATCGAGCTCAGCAATCTCAGCCCGCTTGAACAGCTCAAGGCGGGGCGCCTGCCGCGCCGTTTGGTGCAGCTGTTCATCGGCCTGAGCCTGTACGGGCTGGCGATGGCAGCGTTTGTCCGGGCCGGCGTCGGGCTTGATCCCTGGGACGTGTTCCACTACGGCATCGCCGAGCGGGTCAACCTCAGCCTCGGCACCGTGGTCATTATTGTGGGCTTCCTGGTCCTGCTGCTCTGGATTCCGCTGAAGCAATGGCCGGGACTCGGTACCGTCGCTAACGTCGTCTGGATCGGTGTCGCCACGGATGTCGGGCTGCATTTCATTCCCGCGGCAGATCATCCCGCCAGCCAGTGGGGCCTGTTCGCCGTGGCGCTGGTGTTCAACGGGCTGGCCGGAGCGCTCTACATCGGCAGCCAGTTCGGCCCCGGGCCGCGCGACGGGCTCATGACCGGATTGCACCAGCGCACCGGACTCAGCCTGCGGCTGGTCCGCACCGGCATCGAACTTGCCGTCCTGGCCGCCGGTTGGCTGCTCGGCGGCATCGTTGGTTTCGGTACCCTGGCCTATGCGCTGCTGATCGGGCCGTTCACGCAGTTCTTCATGCGCTGGTCTATCGTGCAGCTGGACCGTCCGTCCCTCGAACCGGCGGCGAAGCAGTAGCCTCGCTGCCGCCTTGGCACTAACGTCCAGTCACGGCACGGACCATGCCATCGAACGCGGACAGGCCAAGGTCCCCGTGCATGGCAGTAATCGTGACTTCGGTGTCAGCGCCGGTCTCACTCCCCACATCCAAGTTCCGCATCACGATTGCGAAGCTTTGGTTGCCGTCCTGCAGGCTGATCATCTGCCCGGCGCGAAGCAGGGACCCTTGGGAATACGAGATCCGCAAATTGCTGTGCAAGTCCCGATTCAGCGTTTCATTGACGGTAGTTTCGTATCGCGTGATGCTCCTTCGCCGAAGCGTGATTCCGCGCAGGCAGGCAAGGATCATGAGTGCAAAGACGATCAGGCCGGAAACAACACCTGGTACACCGACGACTGGGGCAACAATCTGGCAGATGACAGCCGCCATGGCGAGTGGTTTCATCCCCTGCATTGCGCTAGGGCCTTTGCAGACCGGAAGGCAGAGAACGGCGGTCACCGTCGGTTCACCGGCGTCGCTCGGATTTCCCTTTTCTATCATGACCACTCCTTCAACTCCGCCAGGGCTTCAGCTTCGTGAACGAGCCGCAGCGCTTCGCGCAGTTCGGGCTGATCAGTATTCGCCGCATTCGGCAGCGGTTCCCCAATAGCGGCGAGCGAGGCCAGATGGGCGTGTCCCTCAGCAAGTTGTTGGGCCACGTCCAGCCGATGACGAGCAGCGAGAAGCTGGTCGCGCACGACTTCCAGTTTGTTGGTCCGCTCGAGTTCCTGACAGTACCGCTCACACCAAAATTCCCGGTTCGTCCTAACGGTGTTGAGCATTTTCGTTCCGGTTTCAAGCAAACCGAGGACACGGGGATCGCTCTGGTCGGCGCTCCGCAGTGTCTTCAGGCTTGTTTCGTACCCTCTGGTGATTGCGTCATAGTGGCCGTAGGTGGCCCGTGCCGATTCCAGCGCAGGAGCGAGCTCGAATGTAGTAGCGTCGATCGCGTCGATAGCAGCGTTGAGCCGCTGTCTTATCTGGGTAGGACTGCCGGTGGCCTGGCTGCTGGTCTCGCGATAGATCACAGCTTCACCCAATCCAACTGCCGCATAATGACCCAGAAGTGGTCCAGGGAGACTTCCGCAGGTACGCCCATCGTCAGACCTTGGTGACGGTGATGGTTGTTTTGGCGCAGGAATCGGCGTACCTGATCAGGGCCTTCTTCTCAGTACTGTCCACCTTGAGCCCCCAGCGGACCTTCATCGCCACCCAGTCCGCCACGTACTTGCAGCGGTTCTTCGGCGGCATCCACGCCTCTGGACCCTTGGCTTGTTTTGCAGAGTTCAGAGCGGACGTCTGGGCGCTGAGTGCCCGGCCGTCGCCGAGGTCGTTGTAGAAGGCGACACGACGGGACTGGGACCAGTAGCGTGCCCCGGATCCCCAGGCTTCATGCACCGGGACAAGGTGGTCGATCTGCACCGCCGACGCCGAGTAGTGCGTGCGGTTGTCCCAGTTGGTTACCCATTTGCCTGTGCGGACCGTGCACCCCTTGGACGTGGTGTACTTTGTCCGGACCTTGGACTCCTGGATCAGGACCTCGGCCCTGGTGTTCTGGCAGTCCCGGTTCGTGTCCTTCCAAGATCCGAAGTAGCGGTCCCGGTCATAGCCGGTGTTCCGCTCCACGGCCACCGGCAGGGCACGTGCAGCCGACCGCAGTGACGCCTTATAGACAGTGGCTGCCTCGGCCGGAACGGCGAGTCCTGCAACCAGAAGAAGGGCTGCCACAACGGCAGCAAGAAGTTTCCCCAACATAACAAGTCCCCAAACTTGATAACCCCAAAGCACGTAATGCGTGCGGTTATACGATACAGGTCAGGGACGGTTTGCGATATGCCTACCGCGGAGCGATCCGCTGGTTGCCGCCCCTCTGGTTGCCCGGACTCTGGAGCCCAGGCAACCAAAGCGGCGGGCGGTTACCGGAAGGCAGGCGTGCCGGTGATCTTGTTGCCCAGGATCAAGGTGTGGACCTCGTCGGTGCCTTCGTAGGTGCGCACGGATTCGAGGTTATTGGCGTGGCGCAGCGGCGAGTAGTCCAAGGTGATGCCGTTGCCGCCGAGCATGGCCCGGGCGTCGCGGCAGATCTGGATCGCCTCGCGGCAGTTGTTCAGCTTACCGACGGAGATCTGGTAGGGCTCGAGCGTCCCGGCGTCCTTCAGGCGGCCGATCTGTAGCGCGACGAGCATGCCCTTGTTGATCTCCAGCGCCATGTTGACCAGTTTTTCCTGCGTCAGCTGGTACCCGGAGAGCGGCTTGCCGAACTGCAGGCGCTCCTTGGAGTACTCCAGCGCTGCTAGGTAACTGTCGCGGGCTGCGCCCATCGCACCCCAGATGATCCCGTAGCGGGCTTCGTTCAGGCACTCGAACGGTCCGCGCAGGCCTTTCGCATTCGGCAGCATCGCCGACGCGGGCAGCCGCACGTCGTCCAGCGCGATGTCGCACTGGATGGAGGCGCGCATCGAGAGCTTCTGCGTTATCGGCGTTGCGACAAAGCCCGGCGTATCGGTCGGAACCACAAAGCCGCGGACGCCGTCGTCGGTCATCGCCCAGATAATCGCGACCTGCGCCACCGAGGCCAGGCCGATCCAGCGCTTGGCGCCGTTGATGACCCAGTCGTCGCCGTCGCGCTTTGCAAAGGTGGCCATCGAACCCGGGTCCGATCCCGCCGTCGGTTCCGTCAGACCGAAACAGCCGATCGC
Encoded proteins:
- a CDS encoding aminotransferase class I/II-fold pyridoxal phosphate-dependent enzyme; translation: MTTAQSGVHASGAPGTAASQRAAAIAAIPSYQLINTFLNNSLYARRKFEPTACDFGFGNPHQMPQDEYVTALRDVLTPRNNEWFAYKTNLPEAQDAAAASLQRLLDVPFEPEHIYLSTGGFTAIALALKAVTDPGDEVIYSLPPWFCYEPILVESGLTPVKVRINPETFDLDLDAIAGAITPRTHVVIINSPNNPTGRIYPPELLARLAALLEEASARNGRRIYLVSDEAYNRIVYDGLRFHSPVEFYPFTLLAYSYGKTHLAPGERIGYLALPPTMPDRDQLQAVIQALQLATGWVYPNATLQYALPQLETFSIDVGRLQRKRDVMVDALAGMGYKAKRSEGSFYLYMESPVPYDMAFTERLAAKDVFVFPGVMFETPGFFRISLTANEDMIERSLPIFRTAIEEAESSG
- a CDS encoding PLP-dependent aminotransferase family protein, with product MDVQNRRVSATRLHSMIGPLAEEGPAYASLARGIRRLVANGRMLHGTVLPSERELVTELGLSRTTVSRAYSELRDRGFATARQGSGTVITVPGGPASGGQEPMPDGAIELDAAGRHAVDLTCAAPSAPVGMVEHYEAAMAQLPAYISGMGYFPLGLPELRSEIARMYRQRGLETSPEQIVVTNGALAGFAAVIRAVLPPGSRVLAESPSYPNTIASLRHHGARVSAVPIGPDGTDLEAVGQALRRIQPAAMLCLPDFHNPTGTLLDNEGRERWARQLDAAKTVGIVDETAVDLWWDREPDVKPMAVYSDRIVSIGSASKSHWGGLRLGWIRCPRSLQGAVTSMRTSLDLGAPVLEQLVLTRMLQTGNGLPDESRKRIRAERDWLHATLSDQLPGWKANLPAGGLSLWWNLPAPRSTVLAEAAARHGVLLAPGSVFAVEDHGLEHWIRTPFALPHEELERAVPGIVAAWHEVA
- a CDS encoding YczE/YyaS/YitT family protein; its protein translation is MSTDASPDTTTDLNTQPTTTTAAAAKRRFRGGSIELSNLSPLEQLKAGRLPRRLVQLFIGLSLYGLAMAAFVRAGVGLDPWDVFHYGIAERVNLSLGTVVIIVGFLVLLLWIPLKQWPGLGTVANVVWIGVATDVGLHFIPAADHPASQWGLFAVALVFNGLAGALYIGSQFGPGPRDGLMTGLHQRTGLSLRLVRTGIELAVLAAGWLLGGIVGFGTLAYALLIGPFTQFFMRWSIVQLDRPSLEPAAKQ
- a CDS encoding HNH endonuclease family protein, yielding MAALLLVAGLAVPAEAATVYKASLRSAARALPVAVERNTGYDRDRYFGSWKDTNRDCQNTRAEVLIQESKVRTKYTTSKGCTVRTGKWVTNWDNRTHYSASAVQIDHLVPVHEAWGSGARYWSQSRRVAFYNDLGDGRALSAQTSALNSAKQAKGPEAWMPPKNRCKYVADWVAMKVRWGLKVDSTEKKALIRYADSCAKTTITVTKV
- a CDS encoding acyl-CoA dehydrogenase family protein; this translates as MTADLLSIDSLLSPEELSLRDSVRSFVDSEIKPNIAGWYEKAEFPLEIVPKMAELGLLGMHIKGYGCPGRSSVEYGLAALELEAGDSGLRTFVSVQGSLAMSAIAKHGSEEQKNEWLPRMAAGEAIGCFGLTEPTAGSDPGSMATFAKRDGDDWVINGAKRWIGLASVAQVAIIWAMTDDGVRGFVVPTDTPGFVATPITQKLSMRASIQCDIALDDVRLPASAMLPNAKGLRGPFECLNEARYGIIWGAMGAARDSYLAALEYSKERLQFGKPLSGYQLTQEKLVNMALEINKGMLVALQIGRLKDAGTLEPYQISVGKLNNCREAIQICRDARAMLGGNGITLDYSPLRHANNLESVRTYEGTDEVHTLILGNKITGTPAFR